The genomic region TATGTTCCAAACAGAAGATCGAATCAAACAAAAACATTTGTTAGAAGAAATTGGTAAATTGGTGGAAACGGGAAAAATCATTCCGACAAACAGGATCGACTTGGGAGAAATGACAGAGGAGAGTCTAAACAAAGCACATGAACTTCTACAATCAGGAAAAACAATCGGTAAAATTGTACTCGGAGGAATGAGAAAATGAATACAGGTTTAAAAAATAAAAAAGTTTTGGTGACAGGGTCAACCAAAGGAATCGGTTTCCAAACGGCTCTTGGATTTGCCAAGGAAGGAGCTGAGGTTTTGGTCCATGGTCGAAGCGAAAAGGCAGTAGAAACAGCCATAGCAGAGATTAAAAAAATTATACCCGAATCTAAGTTAGCGGGCGTCTCTGCAGATTTGGCAACTGAGGATGGAATCCAAAAACTCATCAGGCAAGTTCCAGAAGTAGATGTGCTCATCAACAATGCAGGTTATTTTGAACCGAAAGAATTTTTTGCCATCACAAGAGAAGATTGGAAAAATATGTATGAAACCAATGTTTTAAGTGGGGCAGAACTCACCCAAAACTACCTAAAAGGAATGTTAGAGAGAAACTCCGGAAGGGTGGTTTTTGTTTCGAGTGAATCGGCCTTAAACATTCCTGTCGAAATGGTTCACTATGGGATGAGTAAAACGGCTCAACTTTCCATCTCTCGTGGGAGTGCAGAAGTTTGTAAGGGAACAAATGTCACAGTAAACTCTGTTTTACCTGGGCCGACACTTTCGGAAGGGGTAGAAGAATTCATCCAGGCACTAGCAAAATCCCAAGGCAAGTCTAATGAGGAGATGGCAAAAGACTTCATCCGAGAAAACAGACCTTCTTCTTTGGCAGGGAGATTTGCCAAACCAGAAGAAATTGCCAACGTAATCGTTTTTCTGGCAAGTGACCTTGCGTCTATGATCAATGGGGCTTCTGTTCGTGCGGATGGAGGTGTTTATAAATCCATCTAAAGGACAGAAAGGGACGGCAGTATTTCTTAAATTTAGGAAAATGGATTTTGCTTCATTTACAGAAAACTGCCGAATTTTCAAGCTGGAACCTGTATGAAAGAATATGACATCATTGTCATTGGTGCCGGTGCAGGGACTAAACTTGTCACCCCACCTTCTAAGATTGGCAAACGAGTGGCTGTCTTCGAAAAAGAAAGTCCTGGTGGAACTTGCCTCAACCGAGGGTGTATTCCTTCGAAAATGGTGATTTATCCTTCGGAACTCATCCGTATGGCAAAAGACACGGAAAAGTTTCCTGTTTTTTTCAAAGAAAAACCAGAAGCCGATGTAGACAAAATCTTTCAACGTGTGAACGATACGGTCAAACAAGATTCGGATTCCATTCCGGTTGCTTATGAAAAAAATCCAAATATAGACTTTTATCAAAAACAAGTTCGGTTTATAGACAACCGAATTCTTTCCGATGGAACAGAAACCTATACCGCCAAACATATATTTATCGTTACGGGAACAAGGCCCCATATTCCAGAAATTCCAGGCTTAAAAGATACACCCTACTGGACATCTAGAGAAGCTCTTTCACCAAATAGTTTTCCGAAGTCACTTCTCATTGTCGGTGCGGGTTTTATTTCCTTAGAACTGGGAGCCGCCTACGCAGCTTATGGTTGCCAAGTGACTGGACTTACAAGAACAGACGTTTTGCGATCTGCTGATGGAGATATCAAAAAAGAATTAAACAAACATTTACCTTTTCCAATTGAATCTCATTACCAAATCCAAAAAGTTCAATTTGAAGACGGATTATTTGTCGTTACAGGAATCACAAAAGATGGTCAGACGACCATCCACAAAGCAGAACGACTTCTTATGGCCACAGGAATTAGGCCCAATACAGATGACCTTGGATTAGAAAATACAAAAATCAAAACGAGTGATTCCGGTTATATCCAAGTGAATGAAACTCTGGAAACAACTGAACCTGGAATTTATGCCTTCGGTGATGTGATCGGCAGGTATTTTTTTCGTCATAGTGCCAACTTTGAAGGTGAGTATCTTTTTGAACATTTGTATGGAAACCAAACCAATCTTCCCATTCAATACCCACCCATGCCAGAAGCTGTATTTACCCATCCGCAAATAGCAAGTGTAGGTTTTACAGAAGAAGAATTAATTCAGAAGAAAGTTCCCTATTATAAAGGAATCAATCCCTACTCTTCTAGTGCCACAGGGATGGCAAGGATGTCTGATTCAGGATTTGTAAAGGTTTTAGTTTCGAAAGAAACAGAACAGGTGCTTGGTGCCCATATCATAGGGGACGAAGCATCAAACCTCATCCACCAAATCATTCTTGGAATGTATTTAAAAGCGAAATTAGATGATTACTTAGGAATGATCTACATCCATCCAGCAATATCAGAAATCACAAGAAATGCATTTCGTAAAGTAAGGGAAGAAAAATTAAAAGGTTAAGAAATGAAAAAATTTTTATTTAATCGTTATGACAAAGAAACCTTACGGAAACGCGTTGAAAAGGACAAAAGGGAACGCCGTGTCATTTCCTTCTATCGTTATGTAAAACTCGAAGATCCAATTATCTTTCGAGATCAACTTTATGATGCTTTCGAAGATTTAGGAATTTTAGGGAGAATCTATTTAGCAAAAGAGGGAATCAATGCCCAGTTTTCTATTCCAGTAGAAAATTATGAAACTTTACGGTCAGTAGTAGACTCAATTCCCGAACTCAATCAAATCTATTTTAACGATGCAGTCGAAGATAAAAAAGAAAGTTTTATCAAACTCGCCATCAAAGTTCGCAAAAAAATTGTGGCTGACGGTTTGGATGATTCACAGTTTGATCCTTCCAATGTAGGAACCCACCTAACACCCTTAGAATTCCATGATGCATTGGCCGAACCTGGAGTGATTGTTGTAGACCTTAGGAACAACTACGAATCAGAAGTGGGTCATTTTGAAAATGCCATCCTTCCCGATGTAGGGACATTTCGGGAAGAGTTACCTCTTGTAGAAGATTTACTCAGTAACGATAAAGATAAAAAAATCCTTCTTTACTGCACTGGTGGGATTCGTTGTGAAAAAGCAAGTGCCTACTTAAAGTATAAAGGATTTTCCCAAGTCCACCAATTACGCGGCGGAATCATTAATTATGCAAAGGCAGTTCAAGACGCTGGTCTTCCCTCCAAGTTCAAGGGTAAAAATTTTGTTTTCGATGATAGATTAGGAGAACGAGTTACCGAAGACATCCTTACTGTCTGTTATACTTGCGGAAAACCAAGTGACCGCCATACCAATTGTGCCAATTTAGGTTGCCATGTTTTAATCGTTCAATGCGAAGATTGCTCCCAAACGCTACTCAATTGTTGTTCTGAAGAATGTAAAAACATAGTTTTACTACCAGAAGAAATGCAAAAAACGCTAAGAAAAGAGAATATCAAAAACAAAAAATACCCGACCCACCACCTAACAAGAAAACTAGTAGGAAAATAAATGTCAGAATATGCAATCGAACTAGATGGATTAGAAAAAACCTATCCGAACGGTGTGAAGGCACTTCGGTCCATCGATCTTAAAGTAGAGTCCGGAGACTTTTTTGCTCTTCTTGGACCCAATGGTGCTGGGAAATCAACTACCATTGGAATTTTAAGTTCTTTAATCAACAAAACAGGTGGAAAAGTGAAAATCTTTGGAACCGATATTGATACGGAGCTTGACTTAGCCAAAACTTACTTAGGAATTGTTCCTCAAGAATTTAATTTTGGAATCTTTGAAGCTGTAGAACAAATCCTCATCAATCAGGCCGGTTTTTACGGAATTCCTTATAAGGAAGCAAAAAACAAAGTAGAGTATTATTTAGAAAAACTTTCCCTAATCGACAAAAGGAAATCAGCAGCAGGACAACTCAGTGGTGGAATGAAACGAAGACTGATGATTGCCCGTGCTCTCATCCATGACCCAAAACTTTTAA from Leptospira brenneri harbors:
- a CDS encoding ABC transporter ATP-binding protein; its protein translation is MSEYAIELDGLEKTYPNGVKALRSIDLKVESGDFFALLGPNGAGKSTTIGILSSLINKTGGKVKIFGTDIDTELDLAKTYLGIVPQEFNFGIFEAVEQILINQAGFYGIPYKEAKNKVEYYLEKLSLIDKRKSAAGQLSGGMKRRLMIARALIHDPKLLILDEPTAGVDIEIRRSMWEFLKELNQAGKTIILTTHYLEEAESLCKNIAIIDKGEIVENTSIKKLLHRLDKETFIIDLKKSFKTKPQSKKFDLVWLDDHSLEVQLEKKESVNQLFTELTKLNLEVLSLRNKSNRLEELFLSLTGKN
- a CDS encoding dihydrolipoyl dehydrogenase; protein product: MKEYDIIVIGAGAGTKLVTPPSKIGKRVAVFEKESPGGTCLNRGCIPSKMVIYPSELIRMAKDTEKFPVFFKEKPEADVDKIFQRVNDTVKQDSDSIPVAYEKNPNIDFYQKQVRFIDNRILSDGTETYTAKHIFIVTGTRPHIPEIPGLKDTPYWTSREALSPNSFPKSLLIVGAGFISLELGAAYAAYGCQVTGLTRTDVLRSADGDIKKELNKHLPFPIESHYQIQKVQFEDGLFVVTGITKDGQTTIHKAERLLMATGIRPNTDDLGLENTKIKTSDSGYIQVNETLETTEPGIYAFGDVIGRYFFRHSANFEGEYLFEHLYGNQTNLPIQYPPMPEAVFTHPQIASVGFTEEELIQKKVPYYKGINPYSSSATGMARMSDSGFVKVLVSKETEQVLGAHIIGDEASNLIHQIILGMYLKAKLDDYLGMIYIHPAISEITRNAFRKVREEKLKG
- a CDS encoding SDR family NAD(P)-dependent oxidoreductase is translated as MNTGLKNKKVLVTGSTKGIGFQTALGFAKEGAEVLVHGRSEKAVETAIAEIKKIIPESKLAGVSADLATEDGIQKLIRQVPEVDVLINNAGYFEPKEFFAITREDWKNMYETNVLSGAELTQNYLKGMLERNSGRVVFVSSESALNIPVEMVHYGMSKTAQLSISRGSAEVCKGTNVTVNSVLPGPTLSEGVEEFIQALAKSQGKSNEEMAKDFIRENRPSSLAGRFAKPEEIANVIVFLASDLASMINGASVRADGGVYKSI
- a CDS encoding rhodanese-related sulfurtransferase, translated to MKKFLFNRYDKETLRKRVEKDKRERRVISFYRYVKLEDPIIFRDQLYDAFEDLGILGRIYLAKEGINAQFSIPVENYETLRSVVDSIPELNQIYFNDAVEDKKESFIKLAIKVRKKIVADGLDDSQFDPSNVGTHLTPLEFHDALAEPGVIVVDLRNNYESEVGHFENAILPDVGTFREELPLVEDLLSNDKDKKILLYCTGGIRCEKASAYLKYKGFSQVHQLRGGIINYAKAVQDAGLPSKFKGKNFVFDDRLGERVTEDILTVCYTCGKPSDRHTNCANLGCHVLIVQCEDCSQTLLNCCSEECKNIVLLPEEMQKTLRKENIKNKKYPTHHLTRKLVGK